A genomic segment from Synchiropus splendidus isolate RoL2022-P1 chromosome 18, RoL_Sspl_1.0, whole genome shotgun sequence encodes:
- the bhlhe23 gene encoding class E basic helix-loop-helix protein 23 produces the protein MNVNEENLLKSISNDALLDLTQRYGQSAFGFGAGHGAGSPGRFQLTPAADFLSGQTAKSNESGGEHTSDDEDGFDSLESRKRGSSFGDDKPGGPLAKKSKEQRSLRLSINARERRRMHDLNDALDGLRAVIPYAHSPSVRKLSKIATLLLAKNYILMQAQALEEMRRLVAYLNQGQTITSPIPTALAPFGQAAVYPFSGSALATCADKCSTYSGTPSSLFKHCNDKP, from the coding sequence ATGAATGTCAATGAAGAGAACCTTCTCAAGTCCATCAGCAACGACGCGCTCCTGGACCTGACGCAGCGCTACGGACAGTCCGCGTTCGGCTTCGGCGCTGGCCATGGTGCTGGAAGCCCCGGCCGCTTCCAGCTCACCCCCGCCGCCGACTTCCTCTCCGGACAGACGGCCAAGTCGAACGAGAGCGGCGGGGAGCACACCAGCGACGACGAGGACGGCTTCGACTCGCTGGAGTCCAGGAAAAGAGGCTCGTCATTTGGGGACGACAAGCCCGGGGGGCCCCTGGCCAAGAAGTCCAAGGAGCAGCGGTCCCTGCGACTCAGCATCAACGCCCGGGAGAGGCGGAGGATGCACGACCTGAACGACGCCCTGGACGGACTCAGAGCCGTGATCCCCTACGCGCACAGCCCCTCGGTGAGAAAACTCTCCAAAATAGCGACCCTTCTGCTCGCCAAAAACTATATCCTCATGCAAGCGCAGGCTCTGGAGGAGATGAGGCGGCTCGTCGCCTATCTGAACCAGGGACAGACCATAACCTCGCCGATCCCCACCGCTCTGGCGCCCTTTGGCCAGGCGGCCGTGTACCCGTTCTCCGGTTCGGCTCTCGCCACCTGCGCCGACAAGTGCTCCACTTATTCCGGGACACCGTCCAGCCTCTTCAAACACTGCAACGACAAGCCTTGA